DNA from Quercus lobata isolate SW786 chromosome 1, ValleyOak3.0 Primary Assembly, whole genome shotgun sequence:
ATTGAGTTGATGTGGCATGAAAGTCTATGTAAGCATGTTTTTGGTGAGGTGTCATGTATTTATTGGCTGGGACTACAAGCTGACCTTGTAATTCAGGActacataataatatatatcaaaattgaaaaaagtatggtacattattaaaatatttaatacaatttattttattactatataAATAGTGATGGTACAAACTAAAATTGAGAATTCATGAATaaacatttaaatatatatattttttatttgtttcaaataaaattatatttcttttgttgAAATTTGAGAGCCAATTctctctatataaaaaaattaatagtgtcttaatttgatgataaagaaccaTCATTATAAACTGACATCATTAattgaaattctattgtatctaaaataaaataaagaaaaagaaaaaaaagaacaagctatctttcattttttagggtccgtttggattaaacttatttttgctgaaactgaaaattgaatagtaccgtgggacctgTGAATAGTACGTAAACAGTACATGaatagtgcatgaacagtgttttttttcctacatagtaaattcatgtaattttactgttcacgtgcaggaaaaaaaaaaagactgaaaACGTAAACGCCAAATTAAGTGCAATCCAAACGAGTACTTAATCATTACATATATGACATATCTAAGATGGTGATACAAGGCAACGAACTTGTAGGCATAGGCTAATAACTTGATTCGCACCCCAATCTCCAATTTCTAAATCATGGTTTAACGATGCACTCCGGTCTCCAAATGTGTTCGTGATGTTGGCCAAAATAAAAACCGATTCGTTTTGCATATGATGCCACACGTATACATGTTGTGGCCAAATATGGAGTGGCTAATGGCCATAAGCTAAATATGTTGTGACCATCTTTAGCATGTTGGGTTCATTATTAATTACTACTTTCTAAGTCGTAGAAGTTTTTATACGTTTGCTGTTCTATGAGAAAGCATAGAGAGGTGGATGCATATACAGTGGCTAAGGAGGGTGATTCCATCTTCATGCATGTGGGGTAGATATGGATAAAGAGAATCTTGAGAAGCATATATTGTGTGTGAAAATTTGGACATAGGGTTAGGGACGGACCTACAGTAATCAATTAGGGCCAAATAACCATGCGTACAAGTCTTTAAAAAGGTTTCTTTgctcaaaatttaatttataccTGATCTCCTTAAAATTTAGTTGACCCATATAGGAACTAGCCAATCAACTGTGgccatttgtttttttaaagactTTTTAACATAAAACGTTTGCTAAAGATTGTTTTCTATCTTTCCTAAAGAGGTTAGAAGCATGTTTAGGATAGAGTATAGTAGAATAAAGTATTTTCTGCGTTATGGGCTGGGTTGTGTGTGCAGATCAGACGCAAACCCACCTAGAAACACCCAGTAGGTTTAATTTTGTGTGTTCAGTTTGTTTGGATGCTCTTAGTAACATGTTTAGGCTTTTTTGATGATTTAGTAACATGCCTAGAGTCTGAGATTAATCAGAAACATGTCTAGGATGCTTTAAGCTTATTAATTAGTAACATGCATAGGGTTTAAATTTAGTGAATGATTGAGTATGAACATGCATAAGAATATATGAGATCATGTATTATAATAGATGGTGTTGTGGTGATGCAGTGAGATAATTAAGTATAGGCATAttaacatgttcatgcatatgaCAACATGATGAGATGTGATGATGAGATGATAGGATGTGTTCGAAATGATGATCCTCGTGACAAGAATAACATGCTATGTGTTGTGCGTATGTGAGATGTGAtgcaatgataatgatgatgtaTGATCAAATGAAATGAAGTGAACGAGAATGATGCATAATATGTGATGTATGATGTATATTAGTGTGTGCATGTTTATATGCTTGTATATATGATAGCCAATTAAGGGATTCCTTGATAGAATTAGATTATAAAACACAATGAGTAGAAGTTAGCCTACCGACTGGGCAAGTTTAGGGTGAGAATGATAACAAAGATACAAAGAGAGATGAGATACaataaaaaggaataaaaaaaatgtatacatcTAAAAATAGACGTCACTGTagcaaaatgtaaaattttgaaCAGTATTAGAGAACCGGGTGTGGAATTGATTTTGGGTGTTTTGGTGCTACTGTGTCATATAATACATATATGTAAGTGGGTTTTAGCTAGCcaaatgagaatgctctaatatGCGAATGGTACCAAATTAAGCATGCGTATTTAGAATAtagaaaacatatatttaatctgatagtgagattttcaaaagattaatttaataaaaatttaataaatggtATGTATAACATTACTTATTAAAATTACATCATATGTAATTTGATCATAATgctatctttttttattttatttcttacaaTAAATTCACCATTAAAAGGACTCGAGAAAGTTTATAtagacacacaaaaaaaaagataaaagatttTATACCTTTTGAATTGTCTAAATGTTAATGgtaattgataaataaaaaatgatgttagtgattagtttaaatgaaaaccaatataTATAGACTTGCCAATTCAACTggtgtaaaaatattattaaaatttttatgtatgtATAATTGCTCAAAAAATTTGCACCAACGTTTTGTCTAAAGACTAAACGTTGGTGCAGAAAGAGTACGTACACCAGCCATTTTTGCCGACATGAAAATTGACAATTAAAACACACTTCCTTGAGTTCTATAATTTCTAATATATCATAGCTAAAAGatagatatttatattttaaagagGAGTATTTCGAATGTAGATTTATTCACTTcgctctattaaaaaaaagttaattactTGACATATAACATTAACATATAATTGTCAATTGGAAAACATGACAAGAAAGATTCGTGGAAGTCAATTTTTATAGTTGgtactgaaattttgtttagttGGGTTGACACTTGACATGGTGGTAAGACATTCTCAAAAGTAAAACCATGTGGCGGCCGATGCCATATATCTTGAAAAGTACTCTACCAAAGTACCAATACTAGCTTACTGCACTAGAGGGAAGAAGAGACATCTTTATCGTCAACAATTAATCGATTTCAAGTTCCCACTTTTTGTCGAATTGATTGACAATATGCTTAATTACTccattatttataaaaataacatgtattgGTGACTGCCACTTAAATCCTAAGGTATTAGTATATATGCGTTAGCGTGCAAGAGGGTAATTATATACATCAATAATTCATGTTTTGGAGGATCAGTAGAAATCATGGCTATGGTAGTCGTATACTTTAAGGCATCAAAAATGTTGTGAGTACTGGTAATGGTGACACTTTCCAAAAAGAGATAGGCCAGGGTTATTGACTTATTGGGAAACTCTCTTGGTGACTAACCGAGACTGAATATGGCCTTAATTTAGTGCCATTTAATTGTATCATCGATAAAACAAgacaaaatacaaaagaaatttgttaattattatGTGAACATGCAATTTCCTCTTTTGGGGTGCACTAACCATGTGATATTTGACTGATTCCATCATGACCAATGGGTGGCGTGGCGGGCTTTCAAAGAAAGACTGGGTATGGTTAATTGGTTATGACTATCAAGTATTGTTGCTGACGTGGTTATCATAAATGATTTATTACACGGTCATCGTACACACACTGATACTTAGACTAAAATCgtgtttagaaaataaattttagttaaaattgaaaaatcatatttttaaaacacaatttcacaattttaacaCAATTTCAAAAGTAACATGTACGGAATATGCAATAAGATACACGTAACAATATTCACGTTACTTGTTACAAATCTCCCGGCAATGTCGCTACTTGCTAATAGAAAATTGTGGTTCATAGAAAAACTTGTGGGCATATAGATCCACTATTTTCAGGGTTGGAGGAATCGAGAAGATCTGGCAACTACAGAGAACGTTAATTTTGAGGTTAACCAAATTTGGGAGTAGCTTGTATAGGCAGGAAAAATATATGGATGATGTTGGCTTTTAGAATATTTCTTTATACATGTAGTTGTAACAACCGGCAAATATCTTTGGTTAAACGACTGGTAATTGTTGTTTTTCTCTTTAATGATAATGACTAGCACTATAGCAGCACTATGTGTCGTGTTCTATAAATTTCCTTCCATGCATTTGCATATATGCCTCTCCTAATGAGAGAAAGAAACTCTCAACCTTATGGTTAATATGTGAATGTGGATTCAAACCTTTTCATCTGTTTGTGATCCAGTAAAATGTACTCAAACGTGCATAGATGATAAGCAGTAAGACCCAGAATCCTGTTAAGTAAATAAAGACTCTTTATTTCTAAACctacctacattttttttttttaatttggaatatatattgataaaaaaaatttaacctacTTTAATTTTAAAGAAGTGCTACGTCCacagtattttcacaataaatcatatgtGATagtttgttgtaaaaatgttgtgtacataacatttttcttattttaaccTTTTAAAAGAGAAGAACTTTGTTTACATGAATAGTTAAACTTGAGTCATGCTCAATGAAAGTCAAGATGATCACCTTACTTACCTAGGCAAAACCATCAAATCATCACTGTTGTTGAATGTTTTTGCGTAGCACATGTTACAACCTATCTTTTACTAATAACACAAGGGAAATATTAATGAGTGTTCTTAGGGCACTggttaaaatatttattatatatttttatttagcttttttttgggtgcataAATGAGAAATTTCccaattttttcccttaatCCACTTATgacttaaaacatttttaatagtTAGATAAACACCAATACAACTTACGATACACTTATTTGTATGCTTATTTGTTACGTAATTTCcccaaatttattatttatacacTAATTTTTACGATGGAGAAAATATTAAACCTATTACTTTTGAAAggtaataatttatatatatatatatatatatatattccttttattaaaactttagcatttttttccttttcttttcctatacCTTCGTTTTCCTTTTCtacattttaaactttaaaaggCATTGATAAAATAGATTAATTCTATAACGACTTGGTGTAGATACGTTGGTTTACACCCTCCAATAAGGACATGTTACATCATTATattactaaaccaaaaaaacatcTGATCACACAGGATAATATCTCAATAAACACTATATTTCAGGTTTTAAGTAAAAGACTGATGTTGTGTTATTAGGTGTCGTAGGatatattgagttttaagtaaaaatgtgggaaaattattaggtactcctaGAGTATTATAAATACGTAATCccctctctcacatgaatggtgggtcccaccatgaatttaattagtgagccccaccattcatgtgagaggagggagtacgcatttatagtaTTTCGAgaatacacaataatttcccaaaaATGTGATGTGATAATTTCTTATTGGCTggtataaaatatgagtttttacACCCCATCTTACCAGATTCCGACCCTTGATAAAATAGGAaagattttcttccttttttttttaattttttaattttttataagagaaGTGCTACGttcaaaacattttcacaacaaatcttagttAGTAAGTTGTTacttattataatttgaatatactactgaaattactttttttgccCACTAATAtcaactaataacaacttgttacttaggatttgttgtaaaagtgttatgaACATAacaattctcttttctttttaatgaattttgaaatataacatagttaatagtatattgattataattatgATACAAAATAAGAATAACAACAAGACTACATAAAAGAATTcactaaaagaagaaaaaaaaatcaatttataatATTGGTGGGGTTAGTGAGGGGGCAAAGTTGTGAGTCAACTattggttttatgttttttggcGGGctaggaaggaaaaaaaaaagtaatcgcCCCTCTCAACTCTCCTAGCTCTGACCCAAGTAGATGCTATTGACATCTgttataatcatatcaatgaaGAATTCAATTCCAGTGTGTTGGTGGCATTTAAAATAAcccaataaaaagaaatttatagtAAGCCAAATTTTAAACTAACACGAAATTACAATATTTACACACCAAGTAAGATTAGATATAATGAACGTGGATTATAGTTACATAATACATTTGGGCCTTATAGAATTGGGACTTGTTATCTTTTACAGCAAAAGAATTGTTGTATGCAATAGTATGTGTGGGGGTTTCCACTCAAATAACATCTATAATCACACATTTTCTATTTACTTACCACCACATATTCTCTTAAGCACACCTACAATCACACATCTCTCTGTAAAAGGAAGGGagaccatctctctctctctctctctctctctctctctttatgcTTTTCACTAACTTAGCCATTGGGACCTCTACGACCAACCTCTAGGTTGGTCATGGAGGAGTTGAGTTTTTACTttgatattttaggtttttagaCCCAAGATCATAGCTTGATATAAGGAAGAACCTCATTTATGAATGAAttattaagattttaaaaattcacaCAGAGTAGGctttatacacacacatagatTGTTAAGAGCGGAGGGTTTTGAACCCTTACTAAATGTCTGGGTTGGATCTCAAAAATGTGTCAATTAATTGaattagagcattctcatcaactCTCTCAtaaaaatgccattttgacacaccaaaaacctactttatcattttagcacatcatcttacaatatctcatttatcagatgttttattttttccttcaatatattaaaataatatttacaccacattaaaataatctattaaattcctccaacaacaacaactccACCACTGCAGCAACAACGGCCACCAACAACCACTACCGCAACAACACTGACAGCCACCActggcacaaacccacatccaccaacggcaccttaaaaaaaaaaaagaaaaaaaaatacacacacacacgcgcgcacacacacacattaccagaaaagaaaaaaaaaaagaaaaaaagaaaaaaaccactACAACTACCCAATaatcaccaccacaaccaccaaattGCCGCCACAACCACGATACCATTGCCACAACTAACCTACAACCCACCACATTCACAAACCTCAAAACTcatcccaaatcaaacaaacccatagCTCAGGTGGCGAGATCGGCTTCAGGCAGCTTCAGGTGAGATCAGTTTCAATGGCTTGACGTGGCTTTAGGCGAGATCGACTTCAGGCAGCTTGAGGATGAGAGAGGAAGAGGGAGCTGTGGAGGACGACTATGGCTCCGGCGAGATTGGCGGGTTCGGCGAGATCAACGGCGAGATTGGCAGCTTTGGCGAGATCGGCAAGAGAGAAGAACTTAGATGCAGAGAGAAAAGAACGAACTCAGATGCAGAGAGAAAAGAtgagataaaagagagagagagagagtcagagtgaataaacaaataataaaaaaatttggcattgCTGTTCGTAccgttttaaaattttgaaacatttagAACACCTAATGAGTCTTGAATAGTagtgtttggtgtgtcaaatgccaaatatttgacatttgacacACTTGATAGGAATGCTATTAAAAGATTAAGTCTTCAACTAAGCTAGGTTTAATACAGTAATTAGCATtcatatgaccaaaaaaaaaaataataatcaatcaTAGACCCCTCAACAAACCTGTGGGACCTTCAATGTCAACTCTCTCTGTGACCCTCTCTCTCGATCTAATTTATGGGTGCATACCCTCCCTCTTCAGTCAATCCACACCACGGTCATCTTCACCCACTATCTGTCTGCACCACTCTGCACTTCCCTCGTGATCCCCCTTCTCTGTTTTGCCCTCCACAACACGACATTTATCTATAGGGCCCAGTTGGGTTGGTTGGGCCTCCCTCCACTccagacacacacacacgcacaaaaacaacaaaagcaaaaacacaaaaaacaacacacaaaaaacaGAAACCGTTTTCTCATTACTACAGCTACAAATATGAAATAGCCgcccattttctttttcaaaaacaattataatatcCCAATCCCAATCCCACTCCCCCACAttctattttttgattttgatctctCACCTATTCCCCCATTGACTCATTCtataaatacccaaaaaaataaaaaataaaaataggctctgcaagttttaaataaatataaaaatgaaatgctTCCATTTCAGCAACGGCGAGCGACGCGACGAAGAGGACGGCGCCCCCGTCGTCGTGTTTCCGAGGGCCTTGTCGAAGGTGTCGTGGACGCGTTCCCTGAGCGTGGCTTCCACCGCCAGTGCCACGCTGGACACGAGACGCTCCGAGTTCgacaacagcagcagcagcaacaactaCAACTACTACGACTCGCGACTCGGAGGTGGAGACTTTTCTGACTCGGCCTTGTTTCACGAGTTCCTGAGTCAGCGCCGAGCCAACGATCTGCGAGTGTTCAGCTTCTCGGAGCTGAAATCGGCGACCAGAGGGTTCAGCAGGTCGTTGTTGATTGGGGAAGGTGGGTTTGGGTGCGTCTTCAGAGGCCTCGTTAGGGTTTCTGATTCCAAAATCGAAGTCGCTATCAAACAGTTGAACCGTAACGGTTTCCAGGCAAGCCCAATTTCttcctttcatttatttttgcaCAAAGATTTTTTCTGGGTCTTTGTTAGGTTTTAGGATTATTTTGTTAATTGTGGATAGTAATGAACAATAATGTTTTTGGTTTTAGAAAATGGGTTCTGTTGGGATTGTTGAATTGAAGTaaatgtgattgtttttttgaagAGTTGTAATTTGGAAGAGTATAACAGATCAACAAGGCTTTATCTGAGCTATGTGGGATTGGCCACGCTTGTAACTTTTGTTCAATTTACGGTCATGGCTTCTTCGTTGTTTGATATGCTACATGGTGGTATTGCCATTTCTGTTATTGGTGTTATGGTTGAAAGACTTTGGTGCTTGTTGGCTATAAAGATATGATCCGGCGAGTGCAAGCGTTTGATTGTGGTTATTTGTCATGTTGAAGAAACAGTTAGCTTTGGAGGGAATTGAGGTCTCATTGCCTCAATTGAGACTTATTTATGAGATCATTGTTCAATAGGTTTGAGGGCAAATGGGCGTTTTGCTTTTTCCGCAATTCTTTTTGGTAGTTTAAGATCTTTGTAGTTTTAGaccttagattttttattttttattttttaattgtgtttcGCGTGTATACTTCCCGGCCATCCAAAAAGAATGAATAAAAGAATCAGTTGGATTTGTTAGATTTTGAGAGTAGAAGCCATCGTTTCAATACCCATGATCTAGGTCTGTTGGGCTGGTTCTACTTGTTGTATTATCAATGAAAAGTTTGTTAGAAGGTTTGATTATATCCTTGTTTTGAGATTGTACTTTTGGAAACATGTATTAAGTTATGCTTTATACTCTAACTTCATCTTATGTGACTTTCCTATTTTGAATTCTAGTACTCAGGGGCATAAGGAATGGATTAATGAAGTTAACTTCTTGGGTGTGGTCAACCACCCAAATCTTGTCAAGTTAGTGGGATATTGTGCAGAAGATGATGAAAGAGGTATTCAACGACTTCTAGTCTATGAGCTTATGCATAACAAAAGCTTGGAGGACCATCTATTGGCTCGAGTTCCATCACCTCTCCCATGGATGGCAAGACTGAAAATAGCTCAAGACGCAGCCCGAGGTTTGGCATATCTGCATGAAGAAATGGATTTTCAGGTATACTTTTCTTGTATGCTTCAGAATATTGTAAATGTGTATTTTGTAGTCTTGATTCATTAGTTGTATGAGTAAGGGtcctttttgtttcttgtaacTCGTTAACTTGTTGGGCCTAAAATTTCTCTCTAAGTCTGGAGTAATTGCATGACCATACATTCGTTCATTCTATGAATAAATTGAGTGGAAAAGCTTAAACTAGGTTATCTGCATTCGTCTCTTTCAATTTAGTTTAACCACAATCATCCTTTAGTCTGCCATTTTTTCCCCCCAGAGAAATGGAAATTTGGAAGATACAAGCACTTCCATCTTTTATGCCTTTTTGCATAGACGAGACCCTCTTTTCATGTTGACTAGGTTTCTTTACTCAATTGAATGCTGGTCCATATTATTTTGAACTGCTTCATAATTGGTGCAGCTAATATTTCGAGATTTCAAAACATCAAACATTCTGCTGGATGAGGACTTCAATGCGAAGCTCTCAGACTTTGGACTTGCTAGGCAGGGACCTCCAGAAGGACTCAGCCATGTGTCAACATCAGTAAGTTTTTCGTTTTCGTTGGGGAGCAAATTTAAAGGATATATCATTTTGCTATCATCTGAACTCTTTAGCTTCAAGGAAGATGGTTCAGAGTAAAGTTTGGAGGAATATGTGCAGATTTACTGATTCTCGTTGTTTTGCTCAGTTTATACTGTTAAATCGAATGTCTCTAACTTGAATGGTGGATTTTAATTAGTCCTGCATGTTACCAATCCTGTGGTAGAAAATTCTCACTTATTATCTTGATTTGCAAAGGTTGTAGGGACGGTAGGCTATGCTGCTCCAGAGTATGTTCAGACAGGCAGGCTGACTGCAAAAAGTGATGTTTGGAGCTTTGGGGTGGTACTCTATGAGCTTATAACTGGGAGACGAGCATTGGAGAGAAACCTACCTCGGAGTGAACAGAAACTCTTGGAATGGGTGAGACCCTACGTGTCAGACTCAAAGAAATTTCACCTTATTGTTGACCCTCGACTTGAAGGACAGTATTACATTAAATCAGCTCAGAAACTTGCATCCCTTGCAAACAAGTGTCTGATGAAGCAGCCAAAGTCCCGTCCTAAAATGAGTGAGGTGGTTGAGAGACTAGGAAACATCATTAGTGACACAACATCTCAAGATGAAGATAGCCCGCCAGTCATCAGTGAAGCTGAAGAAGTGAAGGATGAAACCACAGGGGAGACTGAACCTGATTCCACTAGACAAGGGAGCAATTATCGGAAGAAGATGTTTGATATCAGAGAGATGGTCAACTTGAGAAACAAATCTTTTGGCAAGTTAGATTGGAGAAATTGGACACCTGGATTGGTAAGAACTTGGTGATAAGCTATCGGATTCTGGATGTAAAGAGAATACACCCCCCATTCTGGAATGGACGACGGATGTAGATACATTTGCGATTCCTCTAAACACACGGAGGTTATTTATATTTGGAGTATGTAAATATTGCTTATGAGGGTAGCTGCATTCTACACAAACAGGAGGTGAGGTGCTAGGTCGTTTGCTCTATTATATCTGTTTTGGCGTTAGTAGTGTGCAAATGAATATGATGCTGTCTATCCTCTTCCTATACACACATTTTCTGTATGTTCTGTGCCAGATTTTccattttctgggtttttgtgtACTCGGTTGTAGTGGCTTATAGAAAAATCCATATCTATGTCCCAAGCATGGGGGCAGAGCTGCAGAGTTGGAAGTAAAACCAGTCCACTGCTAAAACAATACAAGAGAAACTTGTTTCCATGCCTGCCGCAAATTTTTTGTAGAGTCCGAAAAATACTGAAAGGCTAATCCCATTTGGTACATCCACTTAAacgcatgttttcagtttttaaacaatatatgtatttctatatatttttttacctacacgtatttttacacatgTTTCTAAAaacatatttcaatttttaagcgCATGTATCAAACACCTCCTAAAATACTTTTTTGATTCTAATATTTCGGCTTTATCTTCAATTTAGTTATCTAGTTTCACAACAATTATTTTGgtccatatatattttttaattgctgtcattttggtccttacatacaaaaaagtgaaaaacactATTTTAAACTAGCAATGCAGTCCATTAGTCAATTAGTTAATATGATTGTTGTGAAAACTTgagaatcaaattaaaaatagggcaaaatataaaaaccaaaaagtcatTTTTGCCATGCTGAAAATATTCCAGCTAAAGATGATTAATGCACACAATGAAATAAAGGAATCAGGTCAGCTTTCTTAGTGCCATTCAAGTCCATCCACTTAATCAAATTGTATGTTAATTTTGGCTTGTTGGGACTTTTCATCAGAAATGCTTATGCAGATAAAATTTAGACCAATAGACCATAACTACGTCAAATATGGCATGTAGGAAAGTCATGTAGGTAGGGCGGTGCAATTTAGACCATAACTTCGTCAAATTTCAGCAACTAggggtttttattattattattattaatttcagGGCAGTGCATATTTTGATTTAGAAAAGTTCTGATATTGTGTCCCACAAACAAGCTAAATATTTAGCATAAAAAAATAGGTAAATATACCCTCGAGCTTGTGGACCATCTTTGGATTGAATTCTCATTCCTGCAGGACCAAATCAGACAAATGACCGCAACTCAAGAACAAGACGTCGCGTCAAGGTAAGTAGGAAAGAATTTTAGGGCTAATAAAAGAGGGGCTAGCGCCTTGTGCTGCTGGATTTctcaattaacaaaattggGGAACAATTTTCTTTCTACATTtttcaataactttttctttcattcaaaTTCGAAAGAAGCGGCTAGATAGGATTAGTATTAATTTCAATCTGAACTTCTATCATGTCAAATTGGGCACCTCTCTaatcatatattatatgatttctCACCCTGCAGCCCAATAAAAATAGCAGTGAGGAAAGTCTTCCTTTCCCTTTGGACTAAGTTTAACCCTACCCAATCCCAGAAATGACTTTCCTTTTAAAGTCTAGCCTATTGGACAAACTTTAGCAACCATTGTCCGCCACCACTTTAACTTTAAGCGGCATTTCCCTCTTGGAGAGTTGGAAAAGCCACTTGGGCTGAATGCAGAATTCTAGAAGTGGATCCCTCGCAGGAAACCATTAAATTGGGGCTGTGGAGTGCGGGCCCATTTGATATTAAGGAAATACATATTTTACAACTTGTTGATTTGTGCAACTGTAACCAATGGATACTTGTTACTCATATAGACTTTACCATTTTTTTGTCAACTACTTACAATCACATAagtcaacaaattataaaattaagtgTGCAATTAagtgtttcttttttaaaaatatttcctaaatcaATGACCCTCAGCCCTTGCTTAACCTTTCCCccctaaaattatttataaggGTCTTTCACTTTCTGATCACATTTCAGATTTCCACTGGtcaaaaagctaaaaaagtTTCAACTTGAAAAGCATAGCTTGTGTACCCATTACCCACGTGTACCTCCTCATCTTATAATAAGACACTTTTCTGGTTTGGCTTTGTGGACATTAGACTACAACTTTACAGTTACTCATTTCTCTTTTTagattgccttttc
Protein-coding regions in this window:
- the LOC115986818 gene encoding serine/threonine-protein kinase PCRK1 codes for the protein MKCFHFSNGERRDEEDGAPVVVFPRALSKVSWTRSLSVASTASATLDTRRSEFDNSSSSNNYNYYDSRLGGGDFSDSALFHEFLSQRRANDLRVFSFSELKSATRGFSRSLLIGEGGFGCVFRGLVRVSDSKIEVAIKQLNRNGFQGHKEWINEVNFLGVVNHPNLVKLVGYCAEDDERGIQRLLVYELMHNKSLEDHLLARVPSPLPWMARLKIAQDAARGLAYLHEEMDFQLIFRDFKTSNILLDEDFNAKLSDFGLARQGPPEGLSHVSTSVVGTVGYAAPEYVQTGRLTAKSDVWSFGVVLYELITGRRALERNLPRSEQKLLEWVRPYVSDSKKFHLIVDPRLEGQYYIKSAQKLASLANKCLMKQPKSRPKMSEVVERLGNIISDTTSQDEDSPPVISEAEEVKDETTGETEPDSTRQGSNYRKKMFDIREMVNLRNKSFGKLDWRNWTPGLVRTW